The Streptomyces pactum genome contains a region encoding:
- a CDS encoding DUF4429 domain-containing protein gives MAEIIQRDGTWAFDGGTVRITPGLHRSVPLFRQTYGEIPVPLEAVAGIVFEPDRKRGRLRLRLREGADPLLQATGGRLPDAADPYRLTVESDRCGVAEYVAEEIRRALLLDRIPKGPAKAYLLPGPPVPVSVRSSDGMVSFDGTKVRIDWADTSDRVKRATGPRIIGVGDLVRVEWLPNSGSEEGFLRFVTRESVFAKLPPERDPYALDLWGSARRDLLTALIATAVTARLPHPSACTGDADDAAPERAGGGSRPRLPGAVPPPSDHHDALLRRLRELGELHRGGVLTDAEFAMTKAAVLRGF, from the coding sequence ATGGCCGAGATCATCCAGCGTGACGGGACCTGGGCGTTCGACGGTGGCACGGTCCGGATCACGCCCGGCCTGCACCGCTCGGTGCCGCTGTTCCGGCAGACGTACGGAGAGATTCCGGTACCGCTGGAGGCCGTCGCGGGCATCGTCTTCGAGCCGGACCGCAAACGCGGGCGCCTGCGGCTGCGTCTGCGCGAGGGCGCCGATCCACTCCTCCAGGCGACCGGCGGCCGGCTGCCCGACGCGGCGGACCCGTACCGGCTGACGGTGGAGAGCGACCGCTGCGGGGTCGCCGAGTACGTCGCCGAGGAGATCCGCCGCGCGCTGCTCCTCGACCGGATTCCCAAGGGGCCCGCGAAGGCCTACCTGCTACCCGGGCCGCCGGTGCCGGTCTCGGTGCGTTCCTCGGACGGCATGGTCTCCTTCGACGGCACCAAGGTGCGGATCGACTGGGCCGACACCTCCGACCGGGTCAAACGCGCCACCGGTCCGCGGATCATCGGCGTCGGCGACCTGGTGCGGGTCGAGTGGCTGCCCAACTCCGGGTCCGAGGAGGGTTTCCTGCGGTTCGTGACCCGGGAGTCGGTCTTCGCCAAGCTGCCGCCGGAGAGGGACCCGTACGCCCTGGACCTGTGGGGCAGCGCCCGCCGCGACCTGCTCACCGCGTTGATCGCCACCGCGGTCACGGCCCGGCTGCCGCATCCATCGGCTTGCACGGGTGACGCGGACGACGCCGCCCCGGAGCGCGCCGGGGGCGGGTCCCGGCCCCGGCTTCCCGGTGCCGTACCGCCGCCGTCCGACCATCACGACGCCCTGCTGCGCCGGCTGCGCGAGCTGGGTGAGCTGCACCGCGGCGGCGTCCTCACGGACGCGGAGTTCGCCATGACGAAGGCGGCGGTGCTCCGGGGCTTTTGA
- a CDS encoding pyridoxamine 5'-phosphate oxidase family protein, with amino-acid sequence MTPRTPATSTAAADWAGFAAAEPALAATVEARFGAYTHHTLATLRKDGSPRTTGLEVRFLNGELWLGMMPGSLKALDLRRDPRFALQANPGDGTGMGGGDVRIAGRAVEVEDPETRAGYAEEVEPPQPFHLFRTELTEVVRTYVEEACLVVRIWQPGKPLRTVRRA; translated from the coding sequence ATGACACCACGCACGCCCGCCACGAGCACCGCCGCCGCCGACTGGGCCGGCTTCGCCGCCGCGGAACCCGCGCTGGCCGCCACCGTCGAGGCGCGCTTCGGCGCGTACACCCACCACACCCTCGCCACCCTGCGCAAGGACGGCTCGCCCCGCACCACCGGCCTGGAGGTGCGTTTCCTGAACGGCGAACTGTGGCTCGGCATGATGCCGGGCTCGCTGAAGGCACTCGACCTGCGCCGCGACCCGCGGTTCGCGTTGCAGGCGAACCCTGGAGACGGCACCGGCATGGGCGGCGGAGACGTGCGGATCGCCGGCCGCGCGGTCGAGGTCGAGGATCCGGAGACCAGGGCCGGATACGCGGAAGAGGTGGAACCGCCTCAGCCGTTCCACCTCTTCCGCACCGAGCTGACGGAGGTCGTGCGAACCTACGTCGAGGAAGCCTGTCTGGTCGTCCGGATCTGGCAGCCCGGGAAGCCCCTGCGCACCGTCAGGCGCGCGTAG
- the guaA gene encoding glutamine-hydrolyzing GMP synthase: protein MSSATPAAAAPDTVLVVDFGAQYAQLIARRVREARVYSEIVPSSMPVAEMLAKNPAAIILSGGPSSVYEPGAPTLDRSLFEAGVPVFGMCYGFQLMAQTLGGTVDNSGAREYGRTDLSVSKPSSTLFEGTPAEQAVWMSHGDACSAAPEGFTVTGSTDVVPVAAFENDEKKLYGVQYHPEVMHSTHGQQVLEHFLYRGAGLKPDWTTGNVIEEQVAAIREQVGDRRAICGLSGGVDSAVAAALVQKAIGSQLTCVYVDHGLMRQGETEQVEKDFVAATGVQLKVVDASERFLNALAGVSDPEEKRKIIGREFIRVFEQAQAEIIADEGPAVEFLVQGTLYPDVVESGGGTGAANIKSHHNVGGLPEDLEFQLVEPLRKLFKDEVRMVGQELGLPDEIVQRQPFPGPGLGIRIVGEVTKERLDLLREADAIAREELTAAGLDRDIWQCPVVLLADVRSVGVQGDGRTYGHPIVLRPVSSEDAMTADWSRLPYDVLSKISTRITNEVKDVNRVVLDVTSKPPGTIEWE, encoded by the coding sequence GTGTCATCAGCGACTCCCGCTGCCGCCGCCCCCGACACCGTCCTGGTCGTCGACTTCGGCGCGCAGTACGCCCAGCTCATCGCCCGTCGTGTCCGCGAGGCGCGGGTCTACAGCGAGATCGTGCCGAGCTCCATGCCGGTCGCGGAGATGCTCGCCAAGAACCCGGCGGCCATCATCCTCTCCGGCGGCCCCTCGTCGGTGTACGAGCCGGGCGCCCCGACCCTCGACCGCTCGCTGTTCGAGGCGGGCGTCCCCGTCTTCGGCATGTGCTACGGCTTCCAGCTCATGGCGCAGACCCTCGGCGGCACCGTCGACAACTCCGGCGCCCGTGAGTACGGCCGCACCGACCTGTCGGTCTCCAAGCCGTCCTCCACCCTCTTCGAGGGCACCCCGGCCGAGCAGGCCGTGTGGATGTCGCACGGCGACGCCTGCTCCGCCGCCCCCGAGGGCTTCACCGTCACCGGCTCCACGGACGTCGTCCCGGTCGCCGCCTTCGAGAACGACGAGAAGAAGCTCTACGGCGTCCAGTACCACCCCGAGGTGATGCACTCCACGCACGGGCAGCAGGTGCTCGAGCACTTCCTGTACCGGGGCGCGGGCCTGAAGCCCGACTGGACCACCGGCAACGTCATCGAGGAGCAGGTCGCGGCCATCCGCGAGCAGGTCGGCGACAGGCGCGCCATCTGCGGCCTGTCCGGCGGCGTGGACTCCGCCGTCGCCGCCGCCCTCGTCCAGAAGGCCATCGGCTCCCAGCTCACCTGCGTCTACGTCGACCACGGCCTGATGCGCCAGGGCGAGACCGAGCAGGTCGAGAAGGACTTCGTCGCCGCGACCGGCGTACAGCTCAAGGTCGTGGACGCCAGCGAGCGGTTCCTGAACGCGCTGGCCGGGGTCTCCGACCCCGAGGAGAAGCGGAAGATCATCGGCCGCGAGTTCATCCGCGTCTTCGAGCAGGCCCAGGCCGAGATCATCGCCGACGAGGGCCCCGCGGTGGAGTTCCTCGTCCAGGGCACCCTCTACCCGGACGTGGTCGAGTCCGGCGGCGGCACCGGCGCGGCGAACATCAAGTCCCACCACAACGTCGGCGGGCTCCCCGAGGACCTCGAGTTCCAGCTCGTCGAGCCGCTGCGCAAGCTGTTCAAGGACGAGGTCCGGATGGTCGGCCAGGAGCTGGGCCTGCCGGACGAGATCGTCCAGCGCCAGCCGTTCCCCGGTCCGGGCCTCGGTATCCGGATCGTCGGCGAGGTCACCAAGGAGCGGCTCGACCTGCTCCGCGAGGCCGACGCCATCGCCCGCGAGGAGCTGACCGCGGCCGGCCTCGACCGCGACATCTGGCAGTGCCCCGTGGTGCTGCTCGCGGACGTCCGCTCCGTCGGCGTCCAGGGCGACGGCCGCACCTACGGCCACCCGATCGTGCTGCGGCCCGTCTCCTCCGAGGACGCGATGACGGCCGACTGGTCCCGGCTGCCGTACGACGTGCTCTCCAAGATCTCGACCCGGATCACCAACGAGGTCAAGGACGTCAACCGGGTCGTCCTCGACGTGACGTCGAAGCCGCCGGGGACGATCGAGTGGGAGTGA